In Haematobia irritans isolate KBUSLIRL chromosome 1, ASM5000362v1, whole genome shotgun sequence, a genomic segment contains:
- the bon gene encoding tripartite motif-containing protein bonus isoform X2, whose amino-acid sequence MELEELNNLSKNDFLPLMPAIKQELDTGLSDMDTQDHLGATAASTSAAAASALSSTSSSIVNPCDSAEKRSESTSTSISSNNSKPIATKCVFCAQTLGINDRPKLLECLHVTCSQCMSTKFAELDRTMPPLIHCPMCNMASQNEFIIDNQFLIEHCTAGEMLNDPNDGSGGSKASANIPCSSCSDNNIATSWCVDCSEYICDSCVQAHQRLKITKDHTIKPKEEANSDQSPSSALDKLHMCILHPQEKLSLYCETCEKLTCRDCQLSDHRDHKYKFAHEIATETRQSINSMVAEINYKRFLLSSAMQVIAERQKVISDKKKELIKEITAMVVTITNTVNMRGKQLVMRLNEVCDGKLKLLIDKRDSLISLSDNTDYCIEFINNVLDKGSDYAILSSKKSLVRHLQKLKCQRADIPNPDIPLRIDLQMCQIQQLQKEISRLGSILVDGKPYPPQPSPPPQQVRQQPSPNMAPPLRPGMPPGMPSGLSPGGPPPGGPFGGPQNGPGLYSSSSQQQHVHNMQMNRNFPGEGPVRYSGMPPTLAMQRQGGQPHVSSSTHPQNMDISLRGLLNNQAAQSPNQPPHMQPFNGPPSYPGGPQGAPSPHQQMGPQMRQHFMGGPPGQQHQNFPQTPPGGPNNPNFMNNSAAAAAAARFQTYQRMSSHAQQQAAVAAMASSGGGGGQIPSPGPMQRPQMHHNPMQNNMGFHGSQPNYNPGHPQTSPQLSGNSGGSLHMAKWHIPQSAQTCPQQGPNIMGFANGRQNENFKISLKSPNTLKNTTPPTTGSSAGHGMPGGSGAGNNTNSLINAASLGLSPAVSILPNVTSTNPKTPSPSTHENSKDFTEPIDKVRDDSINDLMATIAKLDSNGVQVLPEGRTKTTSPQVHSSTDLSNTQEVHNNKTTEKDDPNEDWCAVCLDGGELMCCDKCPKVFHQNCHIPAISSLPDESESWQCLLCVNLKELANNPENLQKNAGELSRLELQILQRICLELFCQYEQSLHFREPEPPSNTAYYEIICNPMSLDVIRTRLDPSSPNHYKDIASFISDVRLIFKNTYLFYQVSNMEDSKTYTNAKYLENFFEEQLAKWLPSFANKNHTHNSNTLLSNTMTNGGSNSNNASTSASPAPGAPSPSLDQSGRKSVNSVIVSMNTNSNGSNASLHRSGDDNTEDGCNPAKRQRKQTE is encoded by the exons TCGGAATCCACATCTACATCGATATCATCGAACAATTCCAAGCCCATAGCCACCAAATGCGTCTTTTGTGCACAAACATTGGGCATTAATGATCGTCCAAAATTGCTGGAGTGTCTGCATGTCACATGCTCTCAGTGTATGAGTACAAAATTTGCCGAATTGGATCGCACAATGCCACCTTTGATACATTGTCCTATGTGTAATATGGCATCACAAAATGAATTCATAATCGATAATCAATTTCTTATCGAGCATTGTACGGCTGGGGAAATGTTAAATGATCCCAACGATGGATCGGGGGGCTCAAAAGCCTCGGCCAATATACCATGCAGCAGTTGTTCGGATAATAACATAGCCACTTCATGGTGTGTTGATTGTTCCGAATATATTTGTGATAGCTGTGTGCAGGCACATCAACGTTTAAAAATCACCAAGGATCACACAATCAAACCCAAAGAGGAGGCCAATTCAGATCAATCGCCCAGCTCGGCCTTAGACAAGTTACACATGTGTATATTGCATCCCCAGGAAAAACTATCGTTATACTGTGAAACCTGCGAGAAACTCACTTGTAGGGATTGCCAATTATCCGATCACAGAGatcataaatacaaatttgcccATGAAATAGCCACAGAGACTAGGCAGTCTATAAACTCTATGGTGGCCGAAATCAATTATAAACGCTTCCTACTTTCGTCTGCCATGCAAGTTATCGCAGAACGTCAAAAGGTCATATCGGATAAGAAAAAGGAACTAATCAAAGAAATCACCGCCATGGTGGTGACCATAACCAATACTGTGAATATGCGAGGCAAACAATTGGTAATGCGTCTCAATGAGGTGTGCGACGGCAAGTTGAAGCTGCTGATCGATAAGCGTGATTCGCTTATTTCACTCTCGGATAATACGGACTATTGCATTGAATTTATCAACAATGTTTTGGATAAGGGCAGCGATTATGCCATATTGTCGAGCAAGAAATCGTTGGTGCGACATTTACAGAAACTGAAATGTCAGCGGGCAGATATACCCAATCCTGATATACCATTACGTATTGATTTACAAATGTGTCAAATTCAACAATTGCAAAAAG aaatttcacGACTTGGCAGCATTTTGGTTGATGGCAAACCCTATCCACCACAACCATCACCTCCTCCACAACAAGTTCGCCAACAACCCAGTCCCAATATGGCACCACCCCTAAGGCCGGGAATGCCACCTGGAATGCCGTCTGGATTATCACCGGGTGGTCCACCCCCTGGTGGACCATTTGGTGGTCCCCAAAATGGTCCTGGCCTGTATAGTAGTAGTTCGCAACAACAACATGTTCATAACATGCAAATGAATCGCAATTTTCCTGGAGAGGGGC CAGTGCGCTACAGTGGAATGCCACCAACATTAGCAATGCAAAGACAAGGAGGACAGCCACATGTTAGTTCCTCAACACATCCACAAAATATGG ACATAAGCCTTCGAGGACTATTAAATAATCAAGCCGCTCAAAGTCCGAATCAACCGCCTCATATGCAACCATTTAATGGTCCACCAAGTTATCCAGGTGGACCACAAGGAGCGCCATCACCGCACCAACAAATGGGCCCACAAATGCGTCAGCATTTTATGGGAGGTCCACCGGGTCAACAACACCAGAACTTCCCCCAAACGCCGCCTGGTGGACCAAATAATCCCAATTTCATGAACAATAGTGCCGCTGCGGCGGCAGCAGCTCGATTCCAAACCTACCAACGTATGTCCAGTCATGCCCAGCAACAAGCGGCGGTGGCAGCAATGGCTTCTAGTGGAGGAGGAGGTGGTCAGATCCCCTCTCCTGGACCCATGCAGAGACCTCAAATGCATCATAATCCAATGCAAAAT aacATGGGGTTTCACGGAAGCCAACCCAACTACAATCCCGGTCATCCGCAAACATCACCCCAACTAAGTGGCAATAGTGGTGGTAGTTTGCATATGGCTAAATGGCATATACCTCAATCAGCTCAAA CTTGTCCCCAACAAGGTCCTAATATTATGGGGTTTGCCAATGGCcggcaaaatgaaaattttaagataTCTCTAAAATCACCAAATACTCTAAAGAATACAACACCTCCCACAACAGGTAGTTCAGCTGGTCATGGTATGCCTGGTGGCAGTGGCGCTGGTAATAATACAAATTCTCTCATAAATGCCGCATCGTTGGGTCTAAGTCCAGCCGTTTCCATCCTGCCAAATGTGACATCGACAAATCCTAAAACACCGAGTCCCAGTACACATGAG aACTCAAAGGATTTTACTGAACCCATTGATAAAGTACGAGACGATTCTATAAATGATTTAATGGCAACAATTGCAAAATTAGATTCAAATGGTGTCCAGGTATTACCAGAGGGACGTACAAAAACAACCTCGCCACAGGTCCACAGTTCAACGGATTTATCCAATACGCAAGAAG ttcataataataaaactaCCGAAAAAGATGACCCAAATGAGGATTGGTGTGCCGTATGCTTGGATGGAGGTGAATTAATGTGCTGCGACAAGTGCCCTAAAGTTTTCCATCAGAATTGTCATATTCCTGCCATCTCCTCACTACCCGATGAAAGTGAAAGTTGGCAATGTCTTTTATGTGTCAACCTAAAAGAATTGGCTAATAATCCAGAAAACCTACAAAAGAATGCCGGAGAACTTAGCCGTTTGGAATTGCAGATACTACAACGTATATGCCTGGAGCTTTTCTGTCAATATGAACAAAGTTTACATTTCCGTGAGCCGGAACCACCATCAAATACGGCTTACTATGAAATCATATGCAA cCCCATGTCTTTGGATGTTATACGCACACGCTTGGATCCTTCAAGTCCTAATCATTACAAGGACATTGCTTCGTTTATATCAGATGTTCGCTTGATTTTTAAGAATACTTACCTATTCTATCAAGTGAGTAATATG gAGGATTCCAAGACCTATACAAATGCCAAATACttggaaaatttctttgaagaaCAATTAGCCAAATGGTTACCAAGTTTTGCCAACAAGAATCACACACACAATTCCAATACTTTACTCTCGAATACAATGACAAATGGTGGCAGCAACAGTAACAATGCTTCTACATCAGCATCCCCAGCGCCTGGTGCCCCTTCACCATCGCTGGACCAAAGTGGACGTAAAAGTGTAAATTCCGTTATAGTCAGCATGAATACGAACAGCAATGGCAGTAATGCATCATTACATCGGTCAGGTGATGACAACACTGAAGACGGGTGCAATCCGGCAAAGAGACAGCGTAAACAGACCGAATAG
- the bon gene encoding tripartite motif-containing protein bonus isoform X7, protein MELEELNNLSKNDFLPLMPAIKQELDTGLSDMDTQDHLGATAASTSAAAASALSSTSSSIVNPCDSAEKRSESTSTSISSNNSKPIATKCVFCAQTLGINDRPKLLECLHVTCSQCMSTKFAELDRTMPPLIHCPMCNMASQNEFIIDNQFLIEHCTAGEMLNDPNDGSGGSKASANIPCSSCSDNNIATSWCVDCSEYICDSCVQAHQRLKITKDHTIKPKEEANSDQSPSSALDKLHMCILHPQEKLSLYCETCEKLTCRDCQLSDHRDHKYKFAHEIATETRQSINSMVAEINYKRFLLSSAMQVIAERQKVISDKKKELIKEITAMVVTITNTVNMRGKQLVMRLNEVCDGKLKLLIDKRDSLISLSDNTDYCIEFINNVLDKGSDYAILSSKKSLVRHLQKLKCQRADIPNPDIPLRIDLQMCQIQQLQKEISRLGSILVDGKPYPPQPSPPPQQVRQQPSPNMAPPLRPGMPPGMPSGLSPGGPPPGGPFGGPQNGPGLYSSSSQQQHVHNMQMNRNFPGEGHVRYSGMPPTLAMQRQGGQPHVSSSTHPQNMDISLRGLLNNQAAQSPNQPPHMQPFNGPPSYPGGPQGAPSPHQQMGPQMRQHFMGGPPGQQHQNFPQTPPGGPNNPNFMNNSAAAAAAARFQTYQRMSSHAQQQAAVAAMASSGGGGGQIPSPGPMQRPQMHHNPMQNNMGFHGSQPNYNPGHPQTSPQLSGNSGGSLHMAKWHIPQSAQTCPQQGPNIMGFANGRQNENFKISLKSPNTLKNTTPPTTGSSAGHGMPGGSGAGNNTNSLINAASLGLSPAVSILPNVTSTNPKTPSPSTHENSKDFTEPIDKVRDDSINDLMATIAKLDSNGVQVLPEGRTKTTSPQVHSSTDLSNTQEVHNNKTTEKDDPNEDWCAVCLDGGELMCCDKCPKVFHQNCHIPAISSLPDESESWQCLLCVNLKELANNPENLQKNAGELSRLELQILQRICLELFCQYEQSLHFREPEPPSNTAYYEIICNPMSLDVIRTRLDPSSPNHYKDIASFISDVRLIFKNTYLFYQEDSKTYTNAKYLENFFEEQLAKWLPSFANKNHTHNSNTLLSNTMTNGGSNSNNASTSASPAPGAPSPSLDQSGRKSVNSVIVSMNTNSNGSNASLHRSGDDNTEDGCNPAKRQRKQTE, encoded by the exons TCGGAATCCACATCTACATCGATATCATCGAACAATTCCAAGCCCATAGCCACCAAATGCGTCTTTTGTGCACAAACATTGGGCATTAATGATCGTCCAAAATTGCTGGAGTGTCTGCATGTCACATGCTCTCAGTGTATGAGTACAAAATTTGCCGAATTGGATCGCACAATGCCACCTTTGATACATTGTCCTATGTGTAATATGGCATCACAAAATGAATTCATAATCGATAATCAATTTCTTATCGAGCATTGTACGGCTGGGGAAATGTTAAATGATCCCAACGATGGATCGGGGGGCTCAAAAGCCTCGGCCAATATACCATGCAGCAGTTGTTCGGATAATAACATAGCCACTTCATGGTGTGTTGATTGTTCCGAATATATTTGTGATAGCTGTGTGCAGGCACATCAACGTTTAAAAATCACCAAGGATCACACAATCAAACCCAAAGAGGAGGCCAATTCAGATCAATCGCCCAGCTCGGCCTTAGACAAGTTACACATGTGTATATTGCATCCCCAGGAAAAACTATCGTTATACTGTGAAACCTGCGAGAAACTCACTTGTAGGGATTGCCAATTATCCGATCACAGAGatcataaatacaaatttgcccATGAAATAGCCACAGAGACTAGGCAGTCTATAAACTCTATGGTGGCCGAAATCAATTATAAACGCTTCCTACTTTCGTCTGCCATGCAAGTTATCGCAGAACGTCAAAAGGTCATATCGGATAAGAAAAAGGAACTAATCAAAGAAATCACCGCCATGGTGGTGACCATAACCAATACTGTGAATATGCGAGGCAAACAATTGGTAATGCGTCTCAATGAGGTGTGCGACGGCAAGTTGAAGCTGCTGATCGATAAGCGTGATTCGCTTATTTCACTCTCGGATAATACGGACTATTGCATTGAATTTATCAACAATGTTTTGGATAAGGGCAGCGATTATGCCATATTGTCGAGCAAGAAATCGTTGGTGCGACATTTACAGAAACTGAAATGTCAGCGGGCAGATATACCCAATCCTGATATACCATTACGTATTGATTTACAAATGTGTCAAATTCAACAATTGCAAAAAG aaatttcacGACTTGGCAGCATTTTGGTTGATGGCAAACCCTATCCACCACAACCATCACCTCCTCCACAACAAGTTCGCCAACAACCCAGTCCCAATATGGCACCACCCCTAAGGCCGGGAATGCCACCTGGAATGCCGTCTGGATTATCACCGGGTGGTCCACCCCCTGGTGGACCATTTGGTGGTCCCCAAAATGGTCCTGGCCTGTATAGTAGTAGTTCGCAACAACAACATGTTCATAACATGCAAATGAATCGCAATTTTCCTGGAGAGGGGCACG TGCGCTACAGTGGAATGCCACCAACATTAGCAATGCAAAGACAAGGAGGACAGCCACATGTTAGTTCCTCAACACATCCACAAAATATGG ACATAAGCCTTCGAGGACTATTAAATAATCAAGCCGCTCAAAGTCCGAATCAACCGCCTCATATGCAACCATTTAATGGTCCACCAAGTTATCCAGGTGGACCACAAGGAGCGCCATCACCGCACCAACAAATGGGCCCACAAATGCGTCAGCATTTTATGGGAGGTCCACCGGGTCAACAACACCAGAACTTCCCCCAAACGCCGCCTGGTGGACCAAATAATCCCAATTTCATGAACAATAGTGCCGCTGCGGCGGCAGCAGCTCGATTCCAAACCTACCAACGTATGTCCAGTCATGCCCAGCAACAAGCGGCGGTGGCAGCAATGGCTTCTAGTGGAGGAGGAGGTGGTCAGATCCCCTCTCCTGGACCCATGCAGAGACCTCAAATGCATCATAATCCAATGCAAAAT aacATGGGGTTTCACGGAAGCCAACCCAACTACAATCCCGGTCATCCGCAAACATCACCCCAACTAAGTGGCAATAGTGGTGGTAGTTTGCATATGGCTAAATGGCATATACCTCAATCAGCTCAAA CTTGTCCCCAACAAGGTCCTAATATTATGGGGTTTGCCAATGGCcggcaaaatgaaaattttaagataTCTCTAAAATCACCAAATACTCTAAAGAATACAACACCTCCCACAACAGGTAGTTCAGCTGGTCATGGTATGCCTGGTGGCAGTGGCGCTGGTAATAATACAAATTCTCTCATAAATGCCGCATCGTTGGGTCTAAGTCCAGCCGTTTCCATCCTGCCAAATGTGACATCGACAAATCCTAAAACACCGAGTCCCAGTACACATGAG aACTCAAAGGATTTTACTGAACCCATTGATAAAGTACGAGACGATTCTATAAATGATTTAATGGCAACAATTGCAAAATTAGATTCAAATGGTGTCCAGGTATTACCAGAGGGACGTACAAAAACAACCTCGCCACAGGTCCACAGTTCAACGGATTTATCCAATACGCAAGAAG ttcataataataaaactaCCGAAAAAGATGACCCAAATGAGGATTGGTGTGCCGTATGCTTGGATGGAGGTGAATTAATGTGCTGCGACAAGTGCCCTAAAGTTTTCCATCAGAATTGTCATATTCCTGCCATCTCCTCACTACCCGATGAAAGTGAAAGTTGGCAATGTCTTTTATGTGTCAACCTAAAAGAATTGGCTAATAATCCAGAAAACCTACAAAAGAATGCCGGAGAACTTAGCCGTTTGGAATTGCAGATACTACAACGTATATGCCTGGAGCTTTTCTGTCAATATGAACAAAGTTTACATTTCCGTGAGCCGGAACCACCATCAAATACGGCTTACTATGAAATCATATGCAA cCCCATGTCTTTGGATGTTATACGCACACGCTTGGATCCTTCAAGTCCTAATCATTACAAGGACATTGCTTCGTTTATATCAGATGTTCGCTTGATTTTTAAGAATACTTACCTATTCTATCAA gAGGATTCCAAGACCTATACAAATGCCAAATACttggaaaatttctttgaagaaCAATTAGCCAAATGGTTACCAAGTTTTGCCAACAAGAATCACACACACAATTCCAATACTTTACTCTCGAATACAATGACAAATGGTGGCAGCAACAGTAACAATGCTTCTACATCAGCATCCCCAGCGCCTGGTGCCCCTTCACCATCGCTGGACCAAAGTGGACGTAAAAGTGTAAATTCCGTTATAGTCAGCATGAATACGAACAGCAATGGCAGTAATGCATCATTACATCGGTCAGGTGATGACAACACTGAAGACGGGTGCAATCCGGCAAAGAGACAGCGTAAACAGACCGAATAG
- the bon gene encoding tripartite motif-containing protein bonus isoform X3: protein MELEELNNLSKNDFLPLMPAIKQELDTGLSDMDTQDHLGATAASTSAAAASALSSTSSSIVNPCDSAEKRSESTSTSISSNNSKPIATKCVFCAQTLGINDRPKLLECLHVTCSQCMSTKFAELDRTMPPLIHCPMCNMASQNEFIIDNQFLIEHCTAGEMLNDPNDGSGGSKASANIPCSSCSDNNIATSWCVDCSEYICDSCVQAHQRLKITKDHTIKPKEEANSDQSPSSALDKLHMCILHPQEKLSLYCETCEKLTCRDCQLSDHRDHKYKFAHEIATETRQSINSMVAEINYKRFLLSSAMQVIAERQKVISDKKKELIKEITAMVVTITNTVNMRGKQLVMRLNEVCDGKLKLLIDKRDSLISLSDNTDYCIEFINNVLDKGSDYAILSSKKSLVRHLQKLKCQRADIPNPDIPLRIDLQMCQIQQLQKEISRLGSILVDGKPYPPQPSPPPQQVRQQPSPNMAPPLRPGMPPGMPSGLSPGGPPPGGPFGGPQNGPGLYSSSSQQQHVHNMQMNRNFPGEGHVRYSGMPPTLAMQRQGGQPHVSSSTHPQNMDISLRGLLNNQAAQSPNQPPHMQPFNGPPSYPGGPQGAPSPHQQMGPQMRQHFMGGPPGQQHQNFPQTPPGGPNNPNFMNNSAAAAAAARFQTYQRMSSHAQQQAAVAAMASSGGGGGQIPSPGPMQRPQMHHNPMQNNMGFHGSQPNYNPGHPQTSPQLSGNSGGSLHMAKWHIPQSAQTCPQQGPNIMGFANGRQNENFKISLKSPNTLKNTTPPTTGSSAGHGMPGGSGAGNNTNSLINAASLGLSPAVSILPNVTSTNPKTPSPSTHENSKDFTEPIDKVRDDSINDLMATIAKLDSNGVQVLPEGRTKTTSPQVHSSTDLSNTQEVHNNKTTEKDDPNEDWCAVCLDGGELMCCDKCPKVFHQNCHIPAISSLPDESESWQCLLCVNLKELANNPENLQKNAGELSRLELQILQRICLELFCQYEQSLHFREPEPPSNTAYYEIICNPMSLDVIRTRLDPSSPNHYKDIASFISDVRLIFKNTYLFYQVSNMEDSKTYTNAKYLENFFEEQLAKWLPSFANKNHTHNSNTLLSNTMTNGGSNSNNASTSASPAPGAPSPSLDQSGRKSVNSVIVSMNTNSNGSNASLHRSGDDNTEDGCNPAKRQRKQTE, encoded by the exons TCGGAATCCACATCTACATCGATATCATCGAACAATTCCAAGCCCATAGCCACCAAATGCGTCTTTTGTGCACAAACATTGGGCATTAATGATCGTCCAAAATTGCTGGAGTGTCTGCATGTCACATGCTCTCAGTGTATGAGTACAAAATTTGCCGAATTGGATCGCACAATGCCACCTTTGATACATTGTCCTATGTGTAATATGGCATCACAAAATGAATTCATAATCGATAATCAATTTCTTATCGAGCATTGTACGGCTGGGGAAATGTTAAATGATCCCAACGATGGATCGGGGGGCTCAAAAGCCTCGGCCAATATACCATGCAGCAGTTGTTCGGATAATAACATAGCCACTTCATGGTGTGTTGATTGTTCCGAATATATTTGTGATAGCTGTGTGCAGGCACATCAACGTTTAAAAATCACCAAGGATCACACAATCAAACCCAAAGAGGAGGCCAATTCAGATCAATCGCCCAGCTCGGCCTTAGACAAGTTACACATGTGTATATTGCATCCCCAGGAAAAACTATCGTTATACTGTGAAACCTGCGAGAAACTCACTTGTAGGGATTGCCAATTATCCGATCACAGAGatcataaatacaaatttgcccATGAAATAGCCACAGAGACTAGGCAGTCTATAAACTCTATGGTGGCCGAAATCAATTATAAACGCTTCCTACTTTCGTCTGCCATGCAAGTTATCGCAGAACGTCAAAAGGTCATATCGGATAAGAAAAAGGAACTAATCAAAGAAATCACCGCCATGGTGGTGACCATAACCAATACTGTGAATATGCGAGGCAAACAATTGGTAATGCGTCTCAATGAGGTGTGCGACGGCAAGTTGAAGCTGCTGATCGATAAGCGTGATTCGCTTATTTCACTCTCGGATAATACGGACTATTGCATTGAATTTATCAACAATGTTTTGGATAAGGGCAGCGATTATGCCATATTGTCGAGCAAGAAATCGTTGGTGCGACATTTACAGAAACTGAAATGTCAGCGGGCAGATATACCCAATCCTGATATACCATTACGTATTGATTTACAAATGTGTCAAATTCAACAATTGCAAAAAG aaatttcacGACTTGGCAGCATTTTGGTTGATGGCAAACCCTATCCACCACAACCATCACCTCCTCCACAACAAGTTCGCCAACAACCCAGTCCCAATATGGCACCACCCCTAAGGCCGGGAATGCCACCTGGAATGCCGTCTGGATTATCACCGGGTGGTCCACCCCCTGGTGGACCATTTGGTGGTCCCCAAAATGGTCCTGGCCTGTATAGTAGTAGTTCGCAACAACAACATGTTCATAACATGCAAATGAATCGCAATTTTCCTGGAGAGGGGCACG TGCGCTACAGTGGAATGCCACCAACATTAGCAATGCAAAGACAAGGAGGACAGCCACATGTTAGTTCCTCAACACATCCACAAAATATGG ACATAAGCCTTCGAGGACTATTAAATAATCAAGCCGCTCAAAGTCCGAATCAACCGCCTCATATGCAACCATTTAATGGTCCACCAAGTTATCCAGGTGGACCACAAGGAGCGCCATCACCGCACCAACAAATGGGCCCACAAATGCGTCAGCATTTTATGGGAGGTCCACCGGGTCAACAACACCAGAACTTCCCCCAAACGCCGCCTGGTGGACCAAATAATCCCAATTTCATGAACAATAGTGCCGCTGCGGCGGCAGCAGCTCGATTCCAAACCTACCAACGTATGTCCAGTCATGCCCAGCAACAAGCGGCGGTGGCAGCAATGGCTTCTAGTGGAGGAGGAGGTGGTCAGATCCCCTCTCCTGGACCCATGCAGAGACCTCAAATGCATCATAATCCAATGCAAAAT aacATGGGGTTTCACGGAAGCCAACCCAACTACAATCCCGGTCATCCGCAAACATCACCCCAACTAAGTGGCAATAGTGGTGGTAGTTTGCATATGGCTAAATGGCATATACCTCAATCAGCTCAAA CTTGTCCCCAACAAGGTCCTAATATTATGGGGTTTGCCAATGGCcggcaaaatgaaaattttaagataTCTCTAAAATCACCAAATACTCTAAAGAATACAACACCTCCCACAACAGGTAGTTCAGCTGGTCATGGTATGCCTGGTGGCAGTGGCGCTGGTAATAATACAAATTCTCTCATAAATGCCGCATCGTTGGGTCTAAGTCCAGCCGTTTCCATCCTGCCAAATGTGACATCGACAAATCCTAAAACACCGAGTCCCAGTACACATGAG aACTCAAAGGATTTTACTGAACCCATTGATAAAGTACGAGACGATTCTATAAATGATTTAATGGCAACAATTGCAAAATTAGATTCAAATGGTGTCCAGGTATTACCAGAGGGACGTACAAAAACAACCTCGCCACAGGTCCACAGTTCAACGGATTTATCCAATACGCAAGAAG ttcataataataaaactaCCGAAAAAGATGACCCAAATGAGGATTGGTGTGCCGTATGCTTGGATGGAGGTGAATTAATGTGCTGCGACAAGTGCCCTAAAGTTTTCCATCAGAATTGTCATATTCCTGCCATCTCCTCACTACCCGATGAAAGTGAAAGTTGGCAATGTCTTTTATGTGTCAACCTAAAAGAATTGGCTAATAATCCAGAAAACCTACAAAAGAATGCCGGAGAACTTAGCCGTTTGGAATTGCAGATACTACAACGTATATGCCTGGAGCTTTTCTGTCAATATGAACAAAGTTTACATTTCCGTGAGCCGGAACCACCATCAAATACGGCTTACTATGAAATCATATGCAA cCCCATGTCTTTGGATGTTATACGCACACGCTTGGATCCTTCAAGTCCTAATCATTACAAGGACATTGCTTCGTTTATATCAGATGTTCGCTTGATTTTTAAGAATACTTACCTATTCTATCAAGTGAGTAATATG gAGGATTCCAAGACCTATACAAATGCCAAATACttggaaaatttctttgaagaaCAATTAGCCAAATGGTTACCAAGTTTTGCCAACAAGAATCACACACACAATTCCAATACTTTACTCTCGAATACAATGACAAATGGTGGCAGCAACAGTAACAATGCTTCTACATCAGCATCCCCAGCGCCTGGTGCCCCTTCACCATCGCTGGACCAAAGTGGACGTAAAAGTGTAAATTCCGTTATAGTCAGCATGAATACGAACAGCAATGGCAGTAATGCATCATTACATCGGTCAGGTGATGACAACACTGAAGACGGGTGCAATCCGGCAAAGAGACAGCGTAAACAGACCGAATAG